The following proteins are encoded in a genomic region of Zea mays cultivar B73 chromosome 9, Zm-B73-REFERENCE-NAM-5.0, whole genome shotgun sequence:
- the LOC100502394 gene encoding Beta-amylase 3, chloroplastic, translated as MALTLRSSTSFLSHVDPASKLLHKPTDEAPPCCVSVPPAPSRRPRALRAAAATATAPSPATHRAPAEAAELLHGGGAGQQHGLPRGGVPVYVMLPLDTVGPGGQLSRQRAVAASLMALRGAGVEGVMVDVWWGVVEREGPGRYDWEAYAELVRMVERAGLRLQAVMSFHQCGGNVGDTCNIPLPPWVLEEMSSNPNIVYTDRSGRRNPEYISLGCDTLPVLRGRTPIQVYTDYMRSFRQRFRDYLGNVIAEIQVGMGPCGELRYPSYPEANGTWRFPGIGEFQCYDKYMRASLEAAAVASGHEEWGRGGPHDAGEYKQMPDDTGFFRREGTWSTEYGHFFLEWYSGMLLEHGDRVMDAAEAVFGGTGATLSAKVAGIHWHYRTRSHAAELTAGYYNTRGRDGYAPIARMLAKRGAVLNFTCMEMKDEQQPQHASCSPELLVQQVKAATSAAGVQLAGENALERYDDAAFSQVVSTARGAGLAAFTYLRMNKTLFDGDNWGRFVSFVRAMADGGARPALPRCDTGHSDLYVGFVDAAKERKAAEAKGAATTAAL; from the exons ATGGCTCTGACGCTGCGTTCCTCGACGTCGTTCCTGTCGCATGTGGACCCCGCCTCCAAGCTCCTCCACAAACCCACCGACGAGGCGCCGCCCTGCTGCGTCTCCGTGCCGCCTGCGCCCAGCCGCAGGCCGCGCGCGCTCCGGGCGGCCGCGGCCACGGCCACGGCGCCCTCGCCGGCGACGCACCGCGCGCCGGCGGAGGCGGCCGAGCTGCTGCACGGAGGCGGCGCGGGCCAGCAGCACGGGCTGCCGCGCGGCGGGGTGCCGGTGTACGTGATGCTGCCGCTGGACACGGTGGGGCCAGGCGGCCAGCTGTCGCGGCAGCGCGCGGTGGCGGCTAGTCTGATGGCGCTGCGGGGCGCCGGGGTGGAGGGCGTGATGGTGGACGTGTGGTGGGGCGTGGTGGAGCGGGAGGGCCCCGGCCGCTACGACTGGGAGGCCTACGCCGAGCTCGTGCGCATGGTGGAACGCGCCGGCCTCCGGCTCCAGGCCGTCATGTCCTTCCACCAGTGCGGTGGCAACGTCGGCGACACCTGCAA CATCCCGTTGCCGCCATGGGTGCTGGAGGAGATGAGCAGCAACCCGAACATCGTATACACGGACAGGTCCGGACGCCGGAATCCCGAGTACATCTCCCTCGGCTGCGACACACTTCCAGTGCTCAGGGGCCGGACCCCCATCCAGGTCTACACCGACTACATGCGCAGCTTCCGCCAGAGGTTCCGCGACTACCTCGGCAATGTCATCGCG GAGATCCAAGTGGGTATGGGTCCTTGTGGAGAGCTGAGGTATCCTTCGTACCCTGAGGCCAACGGAACATGGCGTTTCCCGGGCATCGGGGAGTTCCAGTGCTATGACAAG TACATGCGGGCATCGCTGGAAGCCGCGGCGGTGGCGTCGGGCCACGAGGAGTGGGGGAGGGGCGGACCGCACGACGCCGGCGAGTACAAGCAGATGCCCGACGACACGGGCTTCTTCCGGCGCGAGGGCACGTGGAGCACCGAGTATGGGCATTTCTTCCTGGAGTGGTACTCGGGCATGCTCCTGGAGCACGGTGACCGCGTCATGGACGCGGCCGAGGCCGTGTTCGGCGGCACGGGCGCAACGCTCTCCGCCAAGGTCGCCGGCATCCACTGGCACTACCGGACCCGGTCCCACGCGGCGGAGCTCACGGCCGGGTACTACAACACGCGGGGCCGCGACGGGTACGCGCCGATCGCGCGCATGCTGGCCAAGCGCGGCGCTGTGCTCAACTTCACGTGCATGGAGATGAAGGACGAGCAGCAGCCGCAGCACGCCAGCTGCTCCCCCGAGCTGCTGGTGCAGCAGGTCAAGGCTGCGACCAGCGCCGCCGGCGTGCAGCTCGCCGGCGAGAACGCGCTGGAGCGGTACGACGATGCGGCGTTCTCGCAGGTGGTGTCGACGGCGCGCGGCGCAGGCCTGGCCGCGTTCACGTATCTGCGCATGAACAAGACGCTCTTCGACGGCGACAACTGGGGGCGGTTCGTGTCCTTCGTCAGGGCTATGGCCGACGGTGGCGCGAGGCCAGcgctgccgcggtgtgacacgggGCACTCGGACCTGTACGTCGGGTTTGTCGACGCCGCCAAGGAGAGGAAGGCGGCGGAGGCCAAGGGCGCCGCCACCACCGCAGCATTGTAG